The genomic stretch tgtaaaaaaaaaagaaagaaagagaacaggggAGGGATTAAGGGAAGGAAATAGGaagaatagaaggaaggaaaaataaaaaagaagagtgaagaataaaaattcttcCATACCTGAATGAATACTTCTGAGGATCAGGACAAAGGCAAGgggtaggagagagagagaataattaaagttttaataattttaaatatctttttagttgtagatggacacaatacctttattttatttatttttatgtagtactgaggattgaacccagtgcctcacatatgccagtcaagtgatctaccactaagccacaaccccaagccccAGAGAATAATTTAAAGTGTAAAATGCATTTCACTTGTGACTAACTCTTCACTACATGAGGATCACAGTCTTCTATCACATTCTTAAGTTTAGGTCTTCCTTTAAAGTTTGGCcttaatctatattttaaaaatttatttcttattctcttcCTTAGGATCTCTCCACTCTAGCCATGTAGGTTTATTCATATTATCTTTTTCTAAATAACTGACTTTGCCACTTACCCTTAAAATATTCTCACCCCCTCTGTATATCTGAATCATACTCATGCTTCCAACCttgctcattttctttatccatgaaaTCTGGTTTGGCCATTCCAGAATAAGCTCTACCAATAAGCCTCTATTGAGTTAATAGACTACATTAATTAAacatatggttttaaaaaattgcctaagaatttttatattttaaaaaatttaacatgaaataaacactttatgctataaattatacttcagcaggaagaaaaaagcaaagacaaCATTGctcttcatcattttaaaaagagaagaaatcaagaacCACCATCTAATGAAATCATTatccaagaaagagagaaagatgtgTCCTTTTTTGAAGCCAATGGAAATAACCAAAGTAATAAATCCACAACTCCTTCTGCAAATAGACAGAATGAAGGCTATAGTATTCATAACACAGGAAAAGCTCGCGATGGCCTAATGATGTCCATGTTTCCTGAATCCACTGGGAATAAAGGGGTTGAGGATGGAGATGATGACATCAGCAACCTGCACGACCAAGAAGAATATGGTGTGGCTCTCATCAGAAGTAATATGCCACATGGGGTGAGGCCAGCGACTGTGACTGTGACTGAGCTGTggggagaagaaaacaaagagcacAAACCCAGGAATGTTCTAAGCAAAATTCCATCAAGTGTCAACTATGCCAAAGCCCACTCAGAAGATAAAAGGAATCATCAAAGAGATCCCCAAGCCCAGAAGAGTCCAGTAAAAAGCAAATATGCTCTTCACATCCACATCCGACGCAACACTCAGTACCTGAAACAGCTCTCCCGAGCCAGGAAAATccccagtgatttggaaggcaGTGGTTACACAGATCTTCAGGAGAGAGGGGACAATGATATCTTTCCTTTCAGTGGGGACGGTCAACCTTCTAAAGGCATTCCTAGCAAAGGAGGAGCTCTCAGTCCTGACCCAGAAAGTACAGGTGTTCAAACAGGACTTCCAGGCCCACGTGAAGCTGCGACTATTAACCCTGACACAAGGGGGGCAGATTATAATGAGATcccagagagagaagaaagtgaTGGCAACGCCATTGGAGACAAGCGTCAAACAGGGAAAGGGGCAGGGACTGCTGACGTCAGCCTGGTGGAGGGCAGCAACGACATCACGGGCACCACCAATTTTAAGGAACTCCCTGGAAAGGAAGGGAACAGAGTGGATGCTGGCAGCCAAAATGCTCACCAGGGGAAGGTAGAATTCCATTATCCTCATGTGCCCTCAAAAGAGAGACCAAAAGAAGGCAGCAGCGATACAATGCAAAGTGCCAATTACAACGAAATACCAAAAAATGGCAGAGGTAGCAGTAGAAAAGGTACAGAGCTATCTAACAGGAACCGAGTGACCGCAAATGGGAAACAAAGATTTTCTAGTCAGGGCAAAGGTCAGGGTCTGCTTGTTCCTTCTCAGGGTCTTGATAATGATATCAAAAATGAAGTAGGTCCCCATAATGGCCCTGGTAATGAAGGGAATACAATAACGCAGAGCAGAAAAGGCCATTATGTACCCCATGGACGAAATAATT from Marmota flaviventris isolate mMarFla1 chromosome 7, mMarFla1.hap1, whole genome shotgun sequence encodes the following:
- the Mepe gene encoding matrix extracellular phosphoglycoprotein isoform X1 encodes the protein MQGVYVGLLLFSVTWAASTFPLQTVKPRQGCVEEHRRTYKGHHEKYGYYIFKDVNTSSGKENQTNRKQEEKSKDNIALHHFKKRRNQEPPSNEIIIQEREKDVSFFEANGNNQSNKSTTPSANRQNEGYSIHNTGKARDGLMMSMFPESTGNKGVEDGDDDISNLHDQEEYGVALIRSNMPHGVRPATVTVTELWGEENKEHKPRNVLSKIPSSVNYAKAHSEDKRNHQRDPQAQKSPVKSKYALHIHIRRNTQYLKQLSRARKIPSDLEGSGYTDLQERGDNDIFPFSGDGQPSKGIPSKGGALSPDPESTGVQTGLPGPREAATINPDTRGADYNEIPEREESDGNAIGDKRQTGKGAGTADVSLVEGSNDITGTTNFKELPGKEGNRVDAGSQNAHQGKVEFHYPHVPSKERPKEGSSDTMQSANYNEIPKNGRGSSRKGTELSNRNRVTANGKQRFSSQGKGQGLLVPSQGLDNDIKNEVGPHNGPGNEGNTITQSRKGHYVPHGRNNSTWNKSVSQRKGSWYYRKPHSSRNFSPPRRDDSSESDSGSSSESDGD
- the Mepe gene encoding matrix extracellular phosphoglycoprotein isoform X2; the encoded protein is MMSMFPESTGNKGVEDGDDDISNLHDQEEYGVALIRSNMPHGVRPATVTVTELWGEENKEHKPRNVLSKIPSSVNYAKAHSEDKRNHQRDPQAQKSPVKSKYALHIHIRRNTQYLKQLSRARKIPSDLEGSGYTDLQERGDNDIFPFSGDGQPSKGIPSKGGALSPDPESTGVQTGLPGPREAATINPDTRGADYNEIPEREESDGNAIGDKRQTGKGAGTADVSLVEGSNDITGTTNFKELPGKEGNRVDAGSQNAHQGKVEFHYPHVPSKERPKEGSSDTMQSANYNEIPKNGRGSSRKGTELSNRNRVTANGKQRFSSQGKGQGLLVPSQGLDNDIKNEVGPHNGPGNEGNTITQSRKGHYVPHGRNNSTWNKSVSQRKGSWYYRKPHSSRNFSPPRRDDSSESDSGSSSESDGD